One Agrococcus jenensis genomic region harbors:
- a CDS encoding isochorismatase family protein, whose product MTTTALLVIDVQDSFREQPSWADISNPGIATDAARLVEHARGAGDAVIWVLHAEPGSGGAFDPASGLVRLQEGLEPLPDEPVVVKSSHNAFTTTDLERRLVQAGVRRLRLAGIRTEQCVETTARVGSDLGYDVEVVLDATATHPLALHDGSGTLPAADVIARTAAALSGRFATITTIDEVLAG is encoded by the coding sequence GTGACCACCACCGCGCTCCTCGTCATCGACGTGCAGGACTCCTTCCGCGAGCAGCCCTCGTGGGCCGACATCTCGAACCCCGGCATCGCCACCGATGCTGCTCGCCTCGTCGAGCACGCGCGTGGCGCCGGCGACGCCGTGATCTGGGTGCTGCACGCCGAGCCAGGCTCCGGAGGCGCGTTCGACCCGGCGAGCGGACTCGTGCGCCTGCAGGAGGGCCTCGAGCCGCTGCCCGACGAGCCGGTCGTCGTGAAGTCCAGCCACAACGCGTTCACGACCACCGATCTCGAGCGTCGGCTCGTGCAGGCCGGCGTCCGCAGGCTGCGGCTCGCGGGCATCCGCACCGAGCAGTGCGTCGAGACCACCGCCCGCGTCGGCAGCGACCTGGGCTACGACGTCGAGGTCGTGCTCGACGCCACCGCGACGCATCCGCTCGCCCTCCACGACGGCTCTGGCACGCTGCCCGCCGCCGACGTCATCGCGCGCACGGCAGCCGCGCTGTCGGGCCGCTTCGCCACCATCACGACGATCGACGAGGTGCTCGCGGGCTGA
- a CDS encoding heavy-metal-associated domain-containing protein, whose product MNTPARLSLYGLGLVAAFGTAFLVSGAVVPDAVVADRIAATEDGHGGGHEDAAAAAPEAAGAALPGLSLEADGYSLSPVAAPAAVGEEGELAFTVLDPNGDPLREYTEEHEKDLHLIVVRSDGSEFRHVHPEIDDAGEWTIPWSWDEAGTYRVFTDFTPGTADAGVTLTRTISVEGDFAPVAVEDEVREATAGDFDVTLSGDLAAGGSSTLSLEVSRDGEPVTTMEPYLGAFGHLVALRDGDLAYLHVHPEGAEPEPGQVSGPTVEFATEAPTAGRYLLYFDFQVDGEVHSASFVLSTSGEATAATEAPAETDAPAESPAPADDGHDDSH is encoded by the coding sequence ATGAACACGCCAGCCCGCCTCAGCCTCTACGGCCTCGGCCTCGTCGCCGCGTTCGGCACGGCATTCCTCGTCTCCGGCGCGGTCGTGCCCGACGCCGTCGTGGCCGACCGCATCGCGGCGACCGAGGACGGGCACGGCGGCGGCCACGAGGACGCCGCGGCTGCCGCCCCCGAGGCGGCCGGCGCGGCGCTCCCCGGCCTGTCGCTCGAGGCCGACGGCTACAGCCTCAGCCCGGTCGCGGCGCCCGCCGCGGTCGGCGAGGAGGGCGAGCTGGCCTTCACGGTGCTCGACCCGAACGGCGACCCGCTGCGCGAGTACACCGAGGAGCACGAGAAGGACCTGCACCTCATCGTCGTGCGATCGGACGGCAGCGAGTTCCGCCACGTGCACCCCGAGATCGACGACGCGGGCGAGTGGACGATCCCGTGGAGCTGGGACGAGGCGGGCACCTACCGCGTCTTCACCGACTTCACGCCGGGCACCGCCGACGCCGGCGTCACCCTGACCCGCACGATCAGCGTCGAGGGCGACTTCGCCCCGGTCGCGGTCGAGGACGAGGTGCGCGAGGCCACTGCCGGTGACTTCGACGTGACGCTCTCGGGCGATCTCGCCGCGGGCGGCAGCTCGACGCTCAGCCTCGAGGTGAGCCGCGACGGCGAGCCCGTGACGACGATGGAGCCCTACCTCGGCGCCTTCGGCCACCTGGTGGCGCTCCGCGACGGCGACCTCGCCTACCTGCACGTGCACCCCGAGGGCGCCGAGCCCGAGCCCGGCCAGGTCTCCGGACCCACCGTCGAGTTCGCCACCGAGGCCCCGACGGCCGGACGCTACCTGCTCTACTTCGACTTCCAGGTCGACGGCGAGGTCCACTCGGCCTCGTTCGTCCTCAGCACCTCTGGGGAGGCCACGGCCGCCACCGAGGCGCCCGCCGAGACCGACGCTCCCGCCGAGAGCCCCGCGCCCGCTGACGACGGCCACGACGACAGCCACTGA
- a CDS encoding FAD-dependent oxidoreductase, translated as MDSIEHEVVIVGAGAAGHSCARTLRSEGFAGRIRLVNGEGGPAINRTLVDTGVLPGLLTGAQIALPPVADVEVVDARAVRIDASTRAVVLDDGVELQADALVLASGSVPRRLDDAIAIDGAVRQHALHSAADAEQLRSAVPDLAGASIVVLGAGFIGAEVASHYVGAGARVTLIGRSRLPLREAIGADISARLAALHAERVDARLGARVVAIRAAGIPGRDDAVVVQLDDGSEIPGDALVVAVGSEPDAAWAGFDGSIAVDDRFRVPAMPGVYAAGSVSAPELPLGRVRVDHWDAATAQGAHAARALLHDLGLGDDPGAWAPTTGFSLMAYGAVIGARGVRGVDARETSDELASGGLLTDFADASGRLTGVAGWNAGPHLMQAAARL; from the coding sequence ATGGATTCGATCGAGCACGAGGTGGTGATCGTCGGCGCGGGGGCGGCGGGGCACAGCTGCGCCCGCACGCTGCGGAGCGAGGGGTTCGCCGGCCGCATCCGGCTCGTCAACGGCGAGGGCGGACCGGCGATCAACCGCACGCTCGTCGACACCGGCGTGCTGCCGGGCCTCCTGACGGGGGCGCAGATCGCGCTGCCACCGGTCGCGGATGTCGAGGTCGTCGACGCGCGCGCCGTGCGGATCGACGCGTCGACGCGCGCGGTCGTGCTCGACGACGGAGTCGAGCTGCAGGCGGACGCGCTCGTGCTCGCGTCCGGGAGCGTGCCCCGCCGGCTCGACGACGCCATCGCGATCGACGGGGCGGTGCGCCAGCACGCGCTGCACAGCGCGGCGGATGCCGAGCAGCTGCGGAGCGCGGTGCCCGACCTCGCGGGGGCGAGCATCGTGGTGCTGGGCGCCGGGTTCATCGGCGCGGAGGTCGCGAGCCACTACGTCGGTGCGGGCGCCCGGGTCACGCTCATCGGGCGCTCACGGCTGCCGCTGCGCGAGGCGATCGGCGCCGACATCTCGGCGCGGCTCGCGGCCCTGCACGCGGAGCGCGTCGACGCGCGGCTCGGCGCGCGGGTCGTCGCGATCCGCGCCGCGGGCATCCCGGGGCGCGACGACGCCGTGGTCGTGCAGCTCGACGACGGCAGCGAGATCCCCGGGGATGCCCTGGTGGTCGCCGTCGGGTCAGAGCCGGACGCCGCGTGGGCCGGCTTCGACGGCTCGATCGCCGTCGACGACCGCTTCCGCGTGCCGGCCATGCCCGGCGTGTACGCGGCGGGCAGCGTGTCGGCGCCGGAGCTGCCGCTGGGCCGCGTGCGCGTCGACCACTGGGATGCGGCCACCGCGCAGGGCGCGCACGCCGCGCGCGCCCTGCTGCACGACCTCGGGCTCGGCGACGACCCGGGCGCGTGGGCGCCGACGACCGGCTTCTCGCTCATGGCCTACGGCGCCGTGATCGGCGCTCGCGGTGTGCGCGGCGTCGATGCCCGCGAGACGAGCGACGAGCTCGCCAGCGGGGGACTGCTCACCGACTTCGCCGACGCATCCGGCCGCCTCACGGGCGTCGCCGGCTGGAACGCCGGCCCGCACCTCATGCAGGCGGCCGCCCGCCTCTGA
- a CDS encoding VanZ family protein — protein sequence MGWIGRRGWLVLFALAIVVQLVGLYAPRAPSGGGIPGLDKVAHAAMFLAPALLGLLAGIRPVVLAPLLVIHAVVSEVVQHLALGERSGDPWDAVADIVGVAIGLAVGSALVQRARDRGSAGRAGDGRGSGSRTGPGAPPA from the coding sequence ATGGGATGGATCGGTCGCCGCGGCTGGCTCGTGCTCTTCGCGCTCGCGATCGTCGTGCAGCTCGTCGGGCTCTACGCCCCGCGTGCGCCGTCCGGCGGCGGCATCCCCGGCCTCGACAAGGTCGCGCATGCCGCGATGTTCCTCGCCCCGGCGCTGCTCGGCCTGCTCGCGGGCATCCGGCCGGTCGTGCTCGCGCCGCTGCTCGTGATCCATGCCGTGGTGTCGGAGGTCGTGCAGCACCTCGCGCTCGGCGAGCGCTCCGGCGACCCGTGGGATGCGGTGGCCGACATCGTCGGCGTCGCCATCGGCCTCGCCGTGGGCTCGGCGCTCGTGCAGCGGGCGCGGGACCGCGGATCGGCGGGACGCGCGGGGGACGGGCGCGGCTCCGGCAGCCGCACCGGTCCGGGTGCGCCTCCAGCGTGA
- a CDS encoding heavy-metal-associated domain-containing protein: MATTQYQVTGMTCGHCEMSIREEVGQIEGVSDIQVSSTDGHLAVTTAGAPVDDAAVFAAVEEAGYEARVA, translated from the coding sequence ATGGCAACCACCCAGTACCAGGTGACCGGGATGACCTGCGGACACTGCGAGATGTCGATCCGCGAGGAGGTCGGCCAGATCGAGGGCGTCTCCGACATCCAGGTCAGCTCGACCGACGGCCACCTCGCCGTCACCACCGCGGGCGCGCCCGTCGACGACGCCGCGGTCTTCGCCGCCGTCGAAGAGGCCGGCTACGAGGCCCGCGTCGCCTGA
- a CDS encoding NAD(P)H-quinone oxidoreductase — protein sequence MQQQGPGAPLEWTDAPDPIAGHGEVVVEIVATAVNRADLMQAAGHYPPPLGESDVIGLECSGTIVHVGDGVEGWAVGDEVCALLAGGGYAERVAVPATQLLPVPKGVSLEDAAALPEAACTVWTAIRDAPAPALDALALVHGGSGGVGSMAIQVLTARGYRVATTASERHHDLVHSLGAEIAIDYRSEDFEAVVHAATDGRGAELILDVVGGDYLARNVAALALDGTITVIAAQGGTKAEIDLRALMQRRVTLRAMTLRARPHNGRGGKADVIDEVRRELWPLLEDGEIAPVIGAKLRLTHANEAHALMGGAEAPGGKILLVR from the coding sequence ATGCAGCAGCAGGGGCCGGGCGCCCCGCTCGAGTGGACGGATGCGCCCGACCCGATCGCGGGGCACGGCGAGGTGGTCGTCGAGATCGTCGCGACCGCCGTCAACCGCGCCGACCTCATGCAGGCGGCCGGCCACTACCCGCCGCCGCTCGGGGAGTCGGACGTCATCGGGCTCGAGTGCTCGGGCACGATCGTCCACGTCGGCGACGGCGTCGAGGGCTGGGCGGTCGGCGATGAGGTGTGCGCGCTGCTCGCGGGCGGCGGGTATGCCGAGCGGGTCGCGGTGCCCGCCACCCAGCTGCTCCCGGTGCCGAAGGGGGTCTCGCTCGAGGACGCGGCGGCGCTGCCCGAGGCGGCGTGCACGGTCTGGACCGCGATCCGGGATGCGCCCGCCCCCGCGCTCGACGCGCTCGCGCTCGTGCACGGCGGCAGCGGCGGGGTCGGCTCGATGGCGATCCAGGTGCTCACGGCGCGCGGCTACCGGGTCGCGACGACCGCGAGCGAGCGGCACCACGACCTCGTCCACAGCCTGGGTGCCGAGATCGCCATCGACTACCGCTCGGAGGACTTCGAGGCCGTCGTCCATGCCGCGACCGACGGGCGCGGCGCCGAGCTGATCCTCGACGTCGTGGGCGGCGACTACCTCGCGCGCAACGTCGCGGCGCTCGCGCTCGACGGCACGATCACCGTCATCGCCGCGCAGGGCGGCACGAAGGCGGAGATCGACCTGCGCGCCCTCATGCAGCGGCGCGTCACGCTGCGCGCCATGACGCTGCGGGCGCGGCCGCACAACGGGCGCGGCGGGAAGGCCGACGTCATCGACGAGGTGCGCCGCGAGCTGTGGCCGCTGCTCGAGGACGGCGAGATCGCCCCCGTCATCGGCGCGAAGCTGCGGCTGACGCACGCGAACGAGGCGCACGCCCTCATGGGCGGCGCCGAGGCGCCCGGCGGCAAGATCCTGCTCGTCCGCTGA
- a CDS encoding FadR/GntR family transcriptional regulator, which yields MKAHETVMGWVTAELQSGRLSIGDHLPGERALAETLHVSRGSLREALRVLEALGTIRTSTGSGPRSGTIITAAPEQALALALDMQLATRHVEHAHIVEVRLLLETWAAEHAHEGGSDRAAAAQLLERMDEPDLPVEEFLQLDAAFHVELSRAAGNPLISTLMDALRTSIADHTLARARSLPDWPTTAARLRSEHHGILERVRAGDREGAAGLLRNHIEGYYRETADVDTGEPRP from the coding sequence ATGAAGGCGCACGAGACGGTGATGGGCTGGGTGACGGCCGAGCTGCAGAGCGGCCGGCTGTCGATCGGCGACCACCTGCCCGGCGAGCGCGCGCTCGCCGAGACGCTGCACGTCTCGCGCGGCTCGCTCCGCGAGGCACTGCGCGTGCTCGAGGCGCTCGGCACGATCCGCACGTCGACCGGCTCCGGGCCCCGTTCGGGCACGATCATCACCGCCGCGCCCGAGCAGGCGCTCGCGCTCGCGCTCGACATGCAGCTCGCGACCCGGCACGTCGAGCACGCGCACATCGTCGAGGTGCGGCTGCTGCTCGAGACCTGGGCGGCCGAGCACGCGCACGAGGGTGGCAGCGATCGGGCCGCCGCCGCGCAGCTGCTCGAGCGCATGGACGAGCCCGATCTGCCCGTCGAGGAGTTCCTCCAGCTCGACGCGGCCTTCCACGTCGAGCTGTCGCGCGCGGCCGGCAACCCGCTCATCAGCACGCTTATGGATGCGCTGCGCACGTCGATCGCCGATCACACCCTCGCGCGCGCCCGGTCGCTGCCCGACTGGCCGACGACCGCCGCGCGGCTGCGCTCCGAGCACCACGGCATCCTCGAGCGCGTGCGCGCCGGCGACCGCGAGGGCGCCGCGGGGCTGCTCCGCAACCACATCGAGGGCTACTACCGCGAGACCGCCGACGTCGACACCGGCGAGCCGCGGCCCTGA
- a CDS encoding alpha-hydroxy acid oxidase, with protein sequence MKRQLPRIGELTELMQFKKPELDGRKRRLDAALTIGDLRAIAKRRTPAAAFDYTDGAADGELSLHRARQAFEDVELHPDILRPAAHVDTSTTVLGGPSALPFGIAPTGFTRLMQTEGETAGASAAGAAGIPFTLSTLGTTTIEDVTAANPTGRNWFQLYVMRQRELSYGLVERAAAAGYDTLMFTVDTPIAGARLRDKRNGFSIPPQLSVKTIANAIPRPWWWFDFLTTPKLEFASFSTTGGTVGELLNAAMDPTISYDDLDVIRGMWPGKLVVKGVQNVADAVRLIDGGVDGIVLSNHGGRQLDRAPVPFHLLPQVVREVGKDATVMVDTGIMHGSDIVASIALGAKFTLIGRAYLYGLMAGGRQGVDRTIAILRGEIERTMTLLGVSSLEELEPRHVTQLTRLTPLGGAPAAAERTAR encoded by the coding sequence ATGAAGCGTCAGCTGCCCAGGATCGGTGAGCTCACCGAGCTCATGCAGTTCAAGAAGCCAGAGCTCGACGGACGGAAGCGGCGGCTCGACGCGGCGCTCACCATCGGCGACCTGCGCGCGATCGCGAAGCGGCGCACGCCCGCTGCCGCGTTCGACTACACGGACGGCGCGGCCGACGGCGAGCTCTCGCTGCACCGCGCGCGGCAGGCGTTCGAGGACGTCGAGCTGCACCCCGACATCCTGCGCCCGGCCGCGCACGTCGACACCTCGACGACCGTGCTGGGCGGACCGAGCGCGCTGCCGTTCGGCATCGCGCCCACGGGGTTCACGCGCCTGATGCAGACGGAGGGCGAGACGGCCGGCGCCAGTGCGGCGGGAGCCGCGGGCATCCCGTTCACGCTCTCGACCCTCGGCACGACGACGATCGAGGACGTCACGGCGGCCAACCCGACCGGCCGCAACTGGTTCCAGCTCTACGTCATGCGCCAGCGCGAGCTCTCCTACGGGCTCGTCGAGCGCGCGGCGGCGGCCGGCTACGACACCCTCATGTTCACGGTCGACACGCCCATCGCCGGCGCGCGCCTGCGCGACAAGCGCAACGGGTTCTCGATCCCGCCGCAGCTCTCGGTGAAGACGATCGCCAACGCCATCCCCCGCCCGTGGTGGTGGTTCGACTTCCTCACCACCCCCAAGCTCGAGTTCGCCTCGTTCTCGACGACCGGCGGCACCGTCGGCGAGCTGCTGAACGCCGCGATGGACCCGACCATCTCGTACGACGACCTCGACGTCATCCGCGGCATGTGGCCGGGCAAGCTCGTCGTCAAGGGCGTGCAGAACGTGGCGGATGCCGTGCGGCTCATCGACGGCGGCGTCGACGGCATCGTGCTGTCGAACCACGGCGGCCGCCAGCTCGACCGCGCGCCCGTGCCGTTCCACCTGCTGCCGCAGGTCGTGCGCGAGGTGGGCAAGGACGCGACCGTCATGGTCGACACGGGCATCATGCACGGCTCCGACATCGTGGCGTCGATCGCGCTCGGCGCGAAGTTCACGCTCATCGGCCGCGCCTACCTCTACGGGCTCATGGCCGGAGGCCGTCAAGGCGTCGACCGCACCATCGCGATCCTGCGCGGCGAGATCGAGCGCACGATGACGCTGCTCGGCGTCTCGTCGCTCGAGGAGCTCGAGCCGCGCCACGTGACGCAGCTCACGCGCCTCACGCCGCTCGGCGGCGCCCCTGCCGCCGCGGAGCGCACCGCCCGCTGA